Proteins co-encoded in one Vidua chalybeata isolate OUT-0048 chromosome 18, bVidCha1 merged haplotype, whole genome shotgun sequence genomic window:
- the COQ5 gene encoding 2-methoxy-6-polyprenyl-1,4-benzoquinol methylase, mitochondrial, with the protein MAAARLWLWRCRCRALLSRPAGAPRARRGLAAGPEMHFGFQTVTEEERREKIYQVFENVAKKYDVMNDSMTLGIHRVWKDILMHKMNPCPGTLLLDVAGGTGDIAFRFINYVRSVQQRQLQRKLKHHQNLSWQEIFESYQKDKFNSLGDSQVVVCDINREMLKVGKQKAQHLGYSEGLSWVLGNAEELPFDDDKFDVYTIAFGIRNVTRIDLALQEAYRVLKPGGRFLCLEFSHVSNPLLSRLYDLYSFQVIPVLGEVIAGDWKSYQYLVESIRQFPPQEELKAMIEDAGFFKVDYENLNFGIVAIHSGFKL; encoded by the exons atggcggcggcgcggcTGTGGCTGTGGCGGTGCCGCTGCCGGGCGCTGCTGTCCCGGCCCGCCGGCGCTCCGCGGGCGCGCCGCGGCCTGGCCGCGGGGCCGGAGATGCACTTCGGCTTCCAGACCGTGAcggaggaggagaggagagagaaaa TTTATCAGGTCTTTGAAAATGTGGCCAAGAAATACGATGTAATGAATGATTCAATGACTCTAGGAATTCATCGGGTATGGAAGGATATCCTCATGCATAAAATGAACCCTTGCCCAGGAACACTGCTCCTTGATGTTGCTGGGGGAACAG GTGACATTGCCTTTCGATTCATTAATTATGTTCGCTCTGTACAACAACGCCAGCTCCAGAGGAAGCTCAAGCACCATCAGAATTTGTCATGGCAGGAAATTTTTGAGAGTTACCAGAAAGACAAATTTAACTCACTAGGGGATTCCCAAGTGGTGGTCTGTGACATCAACAGAGAAATGTTAAAAGTTGGGAAGCAGAAAGCACAGCACCTTGGCTACTCTGAAG GCTTGTCCTGGGTACTTGGGAATGCTGAAGAGTTACCCTTTGATGATGATAAGTTTGATGTTTACACAATTGCCTTTGGAATCCGAAATGTAACTCGTATTGATTTG GCACTTCAAGAGGCCTATCGTGTGCTGAAACCAGGAGGAAGATTTCTCTGCCTTGAATTTAGTCATGTCAGCAACCCTCTTCTTTCCAG GCTCTATGATCTCTACAGTTTCCAGGTAATCCCTGTTCTGGGTGAGGTTATTGCTGGTGACTGGAAGTCTTACCAGTATCTTGTGGAGAGCATCCGACAGTTCCCCCCTCAG GAGGAGCTGAAGGCAATGATAGAAGATGCAGGCTTTTTCAAAGTGGATTATGAGAATTTAAACTTTGGCATTGTTGCCATTCACTCAGGTTTCAAACTGTGA
- the LOC128797174 gene encoding uncharacterized protein LOC128797174 isoform X3: MGTAARHAGLKEIAAAKPCKSAGPGPIRSRGDGSGDQWLAAGAEGAGLGALGGAGGARGSVKQPRRRSRVRASLRASLRAAAGSASAPRRYRGARLTQAIMSDRKAVIKNADMSEEMQQDAVECATQALEKYNIEKDIAAHIKKLRRTEKSKCVSRS, from the exons ATGGGAACGGCCGCAAGGCATGCCGGGCTGAAAGAAATTGCTGCGGCAAAACCCTGCAAgagcgccgggccggggccaATAAGATCTCGGGGTGATGGTAGCGGTGACCAATGGCTGGCGGCCGGCGCTGAgggggcggggctgggggcgctCGGAGGCGCCGGCGGCGCGCGCGGGTCGGTTAAACAGCCGCGGCGGCGGAGCCGAGTGCGTGCCTCGCTCCGCGCCTcgctccgcgccgccgccggcTCTGCATCCGCACCGCGCCGATATCGCGGCGCCCGCTTGACG cAGGCAATCATGAGTGATCGAAAGGCAGTGATCAAAAATGCGGACATGTCAGAAGAGATGCAGCAAGATGCTGTGGAATGTGCAACTCAAGCCTTGGAGAAATACAACATTGAGAAGGACATCGCTGCTCACATAAAGAAG